In Daphnia magna isolate NIES linkage group LG6, ASM2063170v1.1, whole genome shotgun sequence, the following are encoded in one genomic region:
- the LOC116925416 gene encoding LOW QUALITY PROTEIN: uncharacterized protein LOC116925416 (The sequence of the model RefSeq protein was modified relative to this genomic sequence to represent the inferred CDS: deleted 1 base in 1 codon), which translates to MLSSKLKSWMESHLTRKKSSGSSTSSSNKKSTSGYHGSGSNGSGSYKELSPADRIAHPASGLVNLVPAVPLCSTSGRSNAGLVIRLQNDFRENQHSAASPCHLRQQHPSWTRSPVMLAWNTKIPPPSIPLAPQRPIEPPLSPPSSSSHCSTIIQQNGEPSPTGSDWTSKSFADESGIGGSRTDRDGSFSSSKANTTGSSIGTADFHHESAGRRINAPSLSSPESAYSTGCSADGVSPSQDGTYDSNFHPHQPLAALILDPIWRRSTLEADASGSNSSTQSPRTRPAIRTNPWLPVRTSLTSAGSTTSDRASWLTDSTPEAPLSEMCPPAVKETDIVSSGEDDHQPDDPVAAAMAACAANDELDQLCDSLQLLMDGDNLRVITTTGQPHRQVTTVAPFSHQAAKTAYSPAPDRRRATDVDVDDQYTLLIRQTEEILLQLEKDEMLLASRKNINQEENETSAAAHLPAGKNNCSRPCSASSGSHLKQPRRRLRKRAASRRRCSSRNSAILSSSSSSSSESSDCEYLDNNNRRMLSSSDWNASRRPKNINRNNSLSKGITPRFAQRQNVRVLPQAPQPSVLPAQPPRDCWILGSQKPSCSPDDWTTEHDRPPSPAPMDPHCHWASHPVQLRNSERMAATRSPSISSCSSNSRRNSRVQLRANCVAGHQSSSGPTSPVIRLDSWPDDDYHHQTNTSNGGAGRRWRQSMTREQQRLESQIAFLRRQLKDVTDDYYDYDRDRTPSSTSDSSSHSHRLK; encoded by the exons atgttgagcAGTAAGCTCAAATCGTGGATGGAATCGCATTTGACGCGGAAGAAATCCTCCGGAAGTAGTACTAGCAGTAGTAATAAAAAATCCACATCCGGATACCACGGTTCGGGTAGTAACGGCTCGGGCAGTTACAAAGAATTGTCGCCAGCTGATAGGATCGCTCATCCAGCTTCTGGACTCGTCAATCTTGTTCCAGCTGTCCCACTATGCTCTACAAGCGGCCGCAGCAACGCCGGATTGGTCATCCGGCTTCAGAACGATTTCAGAGAGAACCAGCACTCGGCCGCATCGCCTTGTCATCTCCGCCAACAACATCCGTCATGGACACGCAGTCCAGTCATGTTGGCCTGGAACACTAAAATTCCTCCTCCGTCTATTCCGCTAGCACCGCAAAGACCAATCGAACCGCCCCTTTCGCCGCCATCATCTTCTTCTCATTGTTCCACCATCATTCAGCAG AACGGGGAACCTTCACCAACTGGAAGTGATTGGACGTCAAAGAGTTTCGCGGATGAAAGCGGAATCGGCGGCAGTAGGACTGACCGCGACGGATCCTTTTCGTCTAGCAAAGCCAACACGACAGGATCTTCCATTGGAACGGCGGATTTTCATCACGAGTCAGCCGGAAGGCGGATAAATGCGCCTTCGCTATCGTCGCCAGAATCGGCCTACTCGACCGGATGCTCGGCCGATGGAGTTTCGCCCAGTCAAGACGGGACGTACGACTCCAATTTTCATCCGCACCAACCGCTGGCGGCTTTAATCCTCGATCCAATATGGAGAAGATCGACGCTGGAAGCGGACGCGTCCGGATCGAATTCTTCGACCCAGTCGCCGAGAACCAGGCCGGCCATTCGCACTAACCCGTGGCTTCCGGTGAGGACTAGTTTGACATCTGCCGGATCAACAACATCTGACCGAGCGTCTTGGCTGACGGACTCGACGCCGGAAGCTCCGTTATCCGAGATGTGTCCACCA GCCGTGAAGGAAACGGACATCGTGAGCAGCGGCGAAGACGATCATCAACCGGATGATCCCGTAGCGGCGGCCATGGCCGCCTGTGCGGCAAACGATGAACTCGATCAATTGTGCGATTCCCTTCAGTTGCTAATGGACGGAGACAATTTGCGAGTCATCACCACGACGGGCCAGCCGCATCGGCAAGTAACGACAGTGGCGCCATTCAGTCACCAAGCGGCAAAAACTGCATACAGCCCAGCGCCGGATAGGAGACGTGCAACTGATGTAGACGTCGACGATCAGTACACGCTGCTCATCCGGCAAACGGAAGAGATTCTACTGCAACTAGAAAAGGATGAAATGCTTTTAGCCAGCCGGAAGAACATAAACCAGGAAGAAAACGAGACGTCTGCTGCAGCTCATCTTCCGGCTGGCAAAAACAACTGCAGCAGGCCTTGTTCTGCATCTTCCGGCTCGCATCTCAAACAGCCCCGCCGGCGATTGAGAAAAAGGGCGGCGTCACGAAGACGCTGCTCGAGCCGGAACAGCGCCATTTTGTCCTCATCGTCGTCCTCCAGTTCGGAATCTTCCGATTGCGAATACTTGGATAACAACAACAGACGGATGCTTTCGTCATCCGACTGGAACGCCAGCCGACGTCCAAAAAACATCAACCGGAACAACAGTCTGAGTAAAGGAATCACCCCTCGTTTTGCCCAGCGTCAAAATGTTCGAGTGCTTCCGCAAGCGCCACAGCCATCCGTTCTTCCGGCTCAACCTCCTCGCGACTGCTGGATTCTCGGTAGTCAAAAACCCAGCTGTTCTCCAGACGATTGGACTACAGAACACGACAGGCCTCCATCGCCGGCCCCGATGGACCCTCACTGCCATTGGGCCAGCCATCCCGTCCAGCTGCGAAATTCCGAACGGATGGCTGCAACGAGATCGCCCTCGATATCGAGTTGCAGCAGCAACAGTCGAAGAAATTCACGCGTTCAACTACGTGCGAACTGCGTTGCTGGACATCAAAGTTCATCGGGGCCGACATCTCCGGTAATCCGATTAGATTCTTGGCCGGATGATGACTATCACCACCAAACAAATACAAGCAACGGTGGCGCTGGGCGGCGCTGGCGCCAGTCCATGACGCGAGAACAGCAACGTCTCGAATCTCAGATTGCGTTTCTTCGCCGCCAGTTGAAGGATGTCACCGACGATTATTACGATTACGATAGAGATCGAACGCCCTccagcacttcagactcttcATCTCATTCTCACCGTCTGAAATAA